Below is a genomic region from bacterium.
GGTCACTACTATAATAGCACCGTCGCGCGCAAGCGCATCTTTCTTTTTGATAGTCAACTTGTCCACTTTCTCCGCCGCCCCTCCCTCTTCTTTGAGGAAGGTCTCAAGCGCCTTGCCCTCCCCCATGCCGCTCCAGTGCATCGGCACGATGATGCGGGGCTCAAGCGATACGGCGAGCTTATGCGCGGCGGACGGATCAAGCACTCCGTCTCCGCCGACCGGTACGAACAGTACGTCGATCTCCTCGATAGCCTCCCGCGCATCGGCCGGAAGCTCCGTATCCGAAAGCGCGCCGAGAAACAGGAGGCTCATACCCTCGAGATCGACCAGATATATGGTATTGACCGCTTCCGCCTGGCCTTTGGCGAGGCCGTACTTGCTCTTAGTGAGAAAGCCCTGGATCGTGACGCCCGAGTGCTCGTATTCGCCGGGTCCCGAGATAACGAACGGGACTTTCTCGCCGTAGCTTACTTCCGCCGTGCCGTTCATATCGGGATGGTTTCTCGAGACAAGCGCGATGTCGGCGCCGAAGCGCGCGGCGGGAAGCGTCCCGCCCTTCGAGATCGGGTCGAAGGCGAGCGTAAGATCGCCGAAACTTACCTTGAAGCACTGTCCGCCAAGATGCGTGATGACCATGATGTGCATAAGTATACCCTGAATTTTCCGGGATGGTACTGTTTCGGAAGGCTGTTCCATCACTCTCCCGGAAATCAGCCGGACAAGGAGGAGCTATGGATACAGGGAACCTCTCCCGGGGAACCCATACGAGATGAAGCGACAGCGCGGTGCGGACGATCATACCGTTTACCGGCATCCTGCTGCATACGCAGAAGCCGGGGAGTTGTCTTACCAACAATCCGAACACCGCGAGAGGGGGCCTTTTGGGCCCCCTCGCCTTATTTTAAGTTATGCACATGCTGTTCACCCGAACACTTGCAGGGCAATTCTGGGTGGTATGCTGTCAAGGTTTTGGGGGACATCTCCCGAACATTAGAGGAGTCGTTTGACATGCCAGCGAAAGCGGAAATGCAGTTCGCCATCACGGCCGATGTGGCCACCGACGAAGCGAAAAGCCACCAGCACCTCGACGCCGGTCCGGACAGCCCGGCGAAGCGCGCGAAGAAGGCCGGCCAGGCTCCCACAGCGTAGGCGCAAGGCAAAGTGCGCCGCGGTTCCCGGGATTACGCGAAAGCGTTTTTCCGGGTCCCGCGGCCGCGCTCTCGCCATTTTCTCTCCTGGCATCATTCGACTCCCAATCAAAGGTCCCGTTTACGGGGCCTTTTGTTTTATTACGACATATCCACAGGGGTATTGACAATTCAGCACGGGGTGTGCTAGGGTCCCCTAATCGGACCTGGACTGGCCAGGAAGAACCGATACAGTCATCCTCGAGAAAGGGGAAATTCCAATGAAGCACCATCACTATGGCTTTGCGCTCGCAGTTGCCGCCATGTTCACGCTCTCGGCTCCGGCCTTCGCCAATGATTCCAGCTGGACGTCGCCCGCGCACTTCAAGAACACGACTTCGGTCGCCGCGATCATCGACGGCTCCTCCGACGCCATCATGAAGGACACGATCACGGCCGCCATCGGCCTCGACATGACGCTCGCGCTCATCGAACACGATCCGCAGATCAATGGCTACGACGCGATCGCGCTGAACGGCGGCGCCAAGCAGACCACCGTCATCATCCACTACGTCGATCTCGACACCGTGGACATGCCGCTGGTGATGAACGACTCCGGCAAGACCGTCGCCATGGGCCCCGCCGGCCTCGGCGCCGATTCTGACAGCCTCATCCAGAAGATCTATGATGCGGCCGCCACGCTGACCAATCAGATGCGCGCCGACTCCGCCTACCAGCTCGCTGCCGGCCTCCACACGCCGTCGCAGCTCGGGCAGTACGCCGACAAGCTGGCGTAACTTCCCGAAGCAGACTGGGTGAAAGGTCTGCATAGTAAGTAAAACGGGCGCTCCCTCGGGAGCGCCCATTGTTTTTATGCTTGCCCTTTTTCGTGCTATGCTTGCAATGCCCGGCTCGATGTTTTATGCCGGCGGCTCATCTGAGGAGAAGAACATGACTCATTCCCGCGTCGCGACGAACATCGCCTCCGGCTTCCGCCATCCGACGTACGATGGCCGCCCGAAGGCGACGGGTCTCGACCACGAACTTGATGTCCGAATCCGAACCGGGTGAGATCTCGAATCGCTCCTGACGCGTTCCGGTCGGGAAATATCCAATACGGAAGGGCGCCCGGGAAACCAGGCGCCCTTTTCCCTTATTATCTTTAAAGAAGCCGAACTTGGCTTTTTATACGGATCTTGATAAGGTGTCGGTATCGCGAGCGCGTGATTAGTAAGCGCGAGCGGGCTAACCCTCGAGGCCCCAGGGCCGACAGTACCCGCCGCCGGACCGCGCCGCCACAATTGTCATGCAAGAAGAAAAGGTTGAGGCGAAGGCCCCAAAGCCTATCGCTCCGTTTGTCATAGACCCTAGGCACGCGATGGCCCCGTTTGCGGACGCCATCCCTACCCCGCCCTCGGCCGGGGACCTGGTCGAGGGAACGATCATCGCGCTTGCGCGCGGGCGTCTCTATATCGACCTGCCCCCGTTTGGCACCGGCCTCATCTACGGACGCGAATATCTCAATGCCGCCGATGTACTTCGCAAGGCGAACGCGGGAGATACCATCACCGCGAAAGTCGTCGACCCCGCGGGCCGCGACGGATACATCGAACTCTCCCTTAAGGAGGCGCGCCAGGCCGCGATCTGGGGCGAGGCGGAGCAGGCCATCGCCGCGGGCACTATCTATAACCTCACAGTCGAGGACGCGAACAAGGGCGGCCTCATCCTTACGTGGCAGGGCATCCAGGGCTTCCTTCCCGCTTCCCAGCTCGCGAAGGAACACTATCCGCGCGTCACCGACGGCGACAAGGACAAGATCATCGG
It encodes:
- a CDS encoding MBL fold metallo-hydrolase, encoding MVITHLGGQCFKVSFGDLTLAFDPISKGGTLPAARFGADIALVSRNHPDMNGTAEVSYGEKVPFVISGPGEYEHSGVTIQGFLTKSKYGLAKGQAEAVNTIYLVDLEGMSLLFLGALSDTELPADAREAIEEIDVLFVPVGGDGVLDPSAAHKLAVSLEPRIIVPMHWSGMGEGKALETFLKEEGGAAEKVDKLTIKKKDALARDGAIIVVTP